The Populus alba chromosome 6, ASM523922v2, whole genome shotgun sequence genome contains a region encoding:
- the LOC118053476 gene encoding large ribosomal subunit protein eL37z yields MGKGTGSFGKRRNKTHTLCVRCGRRSFHLQKSRCSACAFPAARVRKYNWSVKAIRRKTTGTGRMKYLRHLPRRFKTNFREGTQATPRNKGAAAA; encoded by the exons atg GGGAAAGGAACAGGGAGTTTTGGTAAGAGAAGGAACAAGACACACACTCTCTGTGTGCGATGCGGTCGCCGCAGCTTTCATCTCCAGAAAAGCCGCTGTAGTGCTTGTGCCTTTCCTGCTGCCCGTGTCAGAAAAT ATAACTGGAGTGTGAAAGCTATCCGCAGAAAGACCACTGGAACTGGCCGCATGAAGTACCTCCGTCACCTACCACGCAGGTTCAAGACTAACTTTAGAGAAG GTACTCAAGCTACTCCAAGGAACAAGGGAGCTGCAG